gagttcgagaaaccattatcactcggggactatctatcgagcccaagggctgtcattaatttgagttcgagaaatcaatctcactcgactataaagcccaagggctaccttattttgagttcgagcaggtcctcactcgaccataaagcctaagggttgttaccttatctcgagttcgagcaaatcctcactcgactataaagcctaagggataccctAACTCGAGtgcgagcaaccattctcactcggggactatctaccgAGCCCAAAGTCTatcattaattcgagttcgagaaatcattctcacttaACTATAAAGCCCAAGGGGAACCTTATTTCGagtcgagcaagtcctcactcgaccataaagcctaagggttattactcttattttgagtttgagcaaatactcactcgatcataaagcctaagagctattttttacttcgagttcgagcaaacactcactcgactacaaagcccaagggctacattgATTGAAGTTCAGACTATTGCCCCGTATCGGGGACTACATATCAAGATTAAAGGCTACTCTGCTTCAAGTTTGAGAAAATCATTTCATTTGACATCTATCTTGCCTAAAAGTCACCTCAGTTCGAGTTCAAACATTCACTCGGGGACCACCTATCGGTCCTTACTATCTCAATctcggaccttcaaataattatTCCGTGCTAAGGTACCTTCAACCTTTGTATAAATTAACAAAAATGCGAAAGATTCAGAAGCTATAGAAAGAAGAAAGTTTTTTATACATGTCAAAAATGATTTACAAGGGCAACATGGACCGATCAAGTTCCTTTACAAAAGACCAAAACGGTCTtataagaaacacaaaaaatactaaaaGACTTAGTCCTCTATGGGAGAAGCGTCTTCTCCCTCGAGGCCCCTTCACTTTCAGATCCGCTCGCACTCCCGGTATCATCATCTTCAGGAAAGGCCAGCACTCTGGCttcggcttcaagctctttagctTTTTCTATCTCGACTGTTAGATCGAAGTCACGAGCATGAAGCTCTTCGAGAGTTTCCCTTTgagactggcatttagcatgctcggcaacccagtttgcCAGAGCCTGAGCAGCCTCAACAACCTCCTTTTCTTGAACTTGAGCGGCTTCTGCATCAGAGCGATAAACCgccaccattgcatcagcattagcCATGGTTTTctcgacctccgatttggccTCTGCAAGTTCTGTAGCCAATCTCTCTCGATCAGAATTTGTTGAGCTCAAATgagactggaactcctcgattttcttggcttgcaccaaggctttCTCTTTCAAGCTTTGGAGTTGGGCCTGAGCCGAAGCCAGTTGAGTTCGGGCAGTCTTCTTTTCTGAGGCGAGGTAATCCATATTCTTCTTCCATTCCTCGGCCTTCGATTTCACTACATCCACTTCAGCACGAAACTGCCTAATCACATTGAACTTTTGCTTGACCCGGCGGGACCGAATTATTAGCCATCACTCCCGAATCAATATCATTAAATTCAAAGATTCTTtgtacctgctcagccagctcagcTTGTTCTTTCCGAGATGCTTCCAGCTCAGCCCGAAGTCCTTTTACTTCTACTTCTCTCTGCTTATTGAGAAGCTttaaggcatctctctcctctgTAAGCTTACGAATTTTGGCCTCATACCGGCTCAGCTCCCCCCGGGATTGAAAAAATGCCTCATGATGAAGCATAGAAGCCTACAAAAATAAGAAGGgattatacaaggaaagaaaaacacAAGCATGAAAattggcaaaaaaaaaaaaacaaaaacaaaaacaaaaaaaagtatgaacttacccgattcagggcctgTTGGGCTTCGTTAAAAAGTCAAGGCGCTCCCACCTCGCTCGAGCTCTTCTCCGGGGCCTCCAAGTCACTCCGGCTGGTG
This sequence is a window from Nicotiana tomentosiformis chromosome 5, ASM39032v3, whole genome shotgun sequence. Protein-coding genes within it:
- the LOC138892934 gene encoding uncharacterized protein; the protein is MSKISKTVPQKEAASSSRPAGEKLVVEPRQHELVPGGCVIDSDFKVEKPSSVAGRSFAWMPGAVPHLENWVRKLVSTTTYAERAWRDLSKGRWEARTHGIGFTYSSLFVGLGKDAVMRPPSGDEEVLSPISKPEKVIKRKRATDSEGQKPKKRVARKPKASMLHHEAFFQSRGELSRYEAKIRKLTEERDALKLLNKQREVEVKGLRAELEASRKEQAELAEQFRAEVDVVKSKAEEWKKNMDYLASEKKTARTQLASAQAQLQSLKEKALVQAKKIEEFQSHLSSTNSDRERLATELAEAKSEVEKTMANADAMVAVYRSDAEAAQVQEKEVVEAAQALANWVAEHAKCQSQRETLEELHARDFDLTVEIEKAKELEAEARVLAFPEDDDTGSASGSESEGASREKTLLP